A portion of the Litorimonas taeanensis genome contains these proteins:
- a CDS encoding M16 family metallopeptidase has product MPRLHSMPRRFMTVVGALSIASSPLVLAACTSQTNEASSVQTQEQNALKPDPALVTGTLENGVRYAVLRNQTPPGTGALRVQFETGSLNEKPGTEGLAHYLEHMAFNGSKNVPEGEMIQILERLGLSFGADTNASTGLDRTVYKLNLPSLGEEVLDAAFMLMKETAQNLTLDQDAIERELGIILSEKRTRDSAAYRAWEARLSFLAKGSDLIDRLPIGTEASLNSINSDDFKAYYKEYYHPEKTIVAFVGDKDPQEIVDYIKATFGDWAVDTAPGKDRPASPAKIPSGDVMFYAEEGLPTNISLMSLRPYEKRDDTPALRKQRLIESLATGMMGYRMSAIAEKSDRPFINAGMSRMSNFELTEGMSFSAYTQADNWETALAGIDYELRKVLKYGFSEQELKAQLARVESSYKAIAEGADTRPTTARRGGLIDRVMSSYDNDRVFTHPQQDLERFLAQKDSITVEDVNAALRNQWGDLEDVSVFMTTETPFEDAESLIQQALENSRSIEVAAPDASDMSATEFAYSDFGPAGKITSDVYNEAVDAHLIKFENNVRLNFKQTDYEDDRVLVQVNFGEGNMSSPRKNEGLRRMAYALMSQSGFEAHSLSETKQLMAGKLVNPAAFNFRDGGDNFFMTSVTVPDDFREQLNVFAATLTAPGFREDVRTNHIDKLKAWYPRHDTTVSGVISREVPRIIRSGDTRFGFDDEADFYSPTTEEVKSWMLPQLKEGLIEITIVGDITKEEAVKEVAATFGALPKRKDVKDPYPEMHELKFPEGMIEPYKIYHRGDDNQAQLRVYWPASDGLDARYSRELSVLRAILRNRLVKEIREGEATTYSPGAGSHASQIFPGYGYVTAVLTLKPEDVTRMADKVQSIANDMTKDTLTEDEFNRAIKPMIERLESTAKRNPYWAAVLSDAQTDGLGLTAHQTRESDLKDMTVADVQALAKEVFKLGNSIEIHALPNP; this is encoded by the coding sequence ATGCCCCGTTTACACTCTATGCCGCGCCGTTTTATGACGGTCGTGGGCGCGCTCTCTATTGCCAGTTCACCGCTCGTATTGGCGGCCTGTACATCGCAAACAAATGAAGCCAGTTCTGTGCAAACCCAAGAGCAAAACGCCCTAAAGCCAGACCCTGCATTAGTCACGGGAACACTAGAAAACGGCGTTCGATATGCGGTTTTGCGAAACCAAACACCGCCCGGAACCGGGGCCTTACGGGTTCAATTCGAAACGGGTTCATTAAATGAAAAGCCAGGGACAGAAGGATTAGCGCATTACCTAGAGCATATGGCGTTTAACGGCTCAAAGAATGTGCCAGAGGGCGAAATGATTCAAATCCTTGAACGCCTAGGCTTAAGCTTTGGCGCCGACACGAATGCCAGTACGGGTCTTGATAGAACGGTTTACAAGCTCAATTTACCAAGCTTGGGCGAAGAGGTTTTGGACGCCGCCTTTATGTTGATGAAGGAAACAGCCCAAAACCTGACATTGGATCAAGATGCTATTGAGCGTGAATTAGGGATTATCCTTTCAGAAAAACGTACGCGGGATAGTGCGGCCTACCGCGCCTGGGAAGCGCGCTTGTCTTTTTTGGCAAAGGGAAGCGATCTGATTGACCGGTTGCCCATCGGTACAGAAGCGAGCTTGAACTCAATTAATTCTGATGATTTCAAAGCCTATTACAAAGAATATTATCACCCAGAAAAAACAATCGTGGCTTTCGTTGGTGACAAAGATCCTCAAGAAATTGTGGATTACATCAAGGCGACGTTTGGCGACTGGGCGGTCGATACAGCCCCCGGTAAAGACCGCCCAGCAAGCCCTGCAAAAATTCCGTCTGGCGACGTTATGTTTTATGCAGAAGAGGGTTTGCCAACGAATATAAGCCTCATGTCATTACGGCCTTATGAAAAAAGAGACGACACGCCGGCTCTTCGGAAGCAGCGCTTAATTGAAAGTTTAGCCACGGGCATGATGGGCTATAGAATGAGCGCGATTGCTGAGAAATCCGACCGCCCTTTCATCAATGCAGGCATGAGCAGAATGTCTAATTTTGAACTGACGGAAGGCATGTCATTTTCGGCCTATACACAAGCTGATAATTGGGAAACGGCCCTTGCCGGTATAGATTATGAACTCCGCAAAGTCCTGAAATATGGATTTAGCGAACAAGAGCTAAAGGCGCAGCTTGCCCGTGTTGAAAGCTCTTACAAAGCCATAGCCGAAGGGGCGGATACGCGCCCAACCACGGCGCGGCGCGGCGGTCTTATCGACCGGGTAATGTCCTCTTATGATAATGACAGAGTCTTTACGCATCCCCAGCAAGACCTTGAACGCTTTCTCGCTCAGAAGGACTCCATCACAGTAGAAGATGTCAATGCGGCTCTGCGAAACCAATGGGGTGATTTAGAGGATGTATCTGTATTTATGACGACAGAGACGCCCTTTGAAGACGCAGAATCTTTGATTCAACAAGCCTTAGAAAATAGCCGTTCTATCGAAGTGGCGGCGCCTGATGCATCAGATATGTCTGCGACAGAATTTGCCTATTCAGATTTTGGGCCAGCAGGCAAAATTACCTCTGATGTGTATAACGAAGCCGTCGATGCACATCTGATTAAATTTGAAAATAATGTGCGTTTGAACTTTAAACAAACGGATTATGAAGATGACCGTGTGCTCGTTCAGGTGAATTTTGGCGAGGGCAATATGTCCAGCCCGCGCAAAAATGAAGGCCTACGCCGAATGGCTTATGCCCTTATGTCCCAAAGCGGATTTGAAGCGCATAGTTTGTCTGAGACCAAGCAATTAATGGCGGGAAAATTAGTAAACCCAGCCGCGTTTAACTTCAGAGATGGCGGCGATAATTTCTTTATGACGTCTGTCACTGTGCCCGATGATTTCAGAGAGCAGTTAAATGTTTTCGCCGCAACGCTTACGGCGCCAGGCTTTCGCGAAGATGTGCGTACAAACCATATTGATAAATTAAAGGCATGGTATCCACGTCACGACACAACTGTTAGCGGCGTCATTTCAAGAGAGGTGCCGCGGATTATACGGTCAGGTGATACGCGTTTTGGATTTGATGATGAGGCCGATTTTTACTCCCCAACAACAGAGGAAGTAAAGTCTTGGATGTTGCCGCAACTTAAAGAGGGTTTAATTGAGATTACGATTGTTGGAGACATCACCAAAGAAGAGGCCGTGAAAGAAGTCGCGGCGACATTTGGCGCTCTACCGAAACGTAAGGATGTGAAAGATCCTTATCCAGAGATGCATGAACTTAAATTCCCGGAAGGCATGATAGAACCTTATAAAATCTATCACAGAGGGGATGATAATCAGGCACAGCTTAGGGTCTATTGGCCTGCCTCTGATGGGTTGGACGCACGCTATTCCAGAGAACTCTCTGTCTTAAGAGCCATATTGAGAAACCGTTTGGTCAAAGAGATTAGAGAAGGTGAAGCGACGACATATTCTCCGGGCGCGGGATCACATGCGAGTCAAATTTTCCCCGGCTATGGTTATGTCACGGCGGTTTTGACGCTGAAACCCGAAGATGTCACGCGCATGGCAGATAAAGTCCAGTCTATCGCCAATGATATGACGAAAGATACATTGACTGAGGATGAGTTTAATCGCGCCATCAAACCGATGATTGAACGGCTGGAGAGCACAGCAAAGCGCAATCCATATTGGGCAGCGGTTCTGTCAGACGCGCAAACGGATGGGCTTGGCTTAACCGCGCATCAAACACGCGAAAGCGATCTGAAGGACATGACGGTTGCAGATGTTCAAGCTCTCGCCAAAGAGGTGTTTAAGCTTGGGAATTCTATTGAAATTCACGCTCTGCCAAACCCTTAA
- a CDS encoding AGE family epimerase/isomerase, translating to MSLSEFITQSERFTSWCQGALKDWHRVAADPRGGFAEFRDITGAPNFDAVRRVRVQFRLAYVYALAGHLGWYDHAQMASDQAWDFATTSGFQSGALDLESGKGGCAHLIGGGGALVDPYRDSYAQAFVILAGAWRYRAFGDIQSLNITESTLAFLDSHLTSEYGGYEEGFPLRGGPRRQNPHMHLFEALLALFEATGDKKYKARIDALYGLFKAHFFDKNTGAIYEFFNSDFTKYKGGGPYEPGHMMEWAWLLSEYERLRAVNMSAEILKLKQAAMEMGYRPKVGFIIDSCVPQGKQTSERFRSWPQTELIKAHVSLALKGDMESLPIISKTIDRMFDTYFQTDVPSGWHDQLDHDGQIIQADMQSSTFYHIICAAAEVSRLQTHLT from the coding sequence ATGTCGCTTTCTGAATTCATCACACAGTCTGAACGCTTTACCTCTTGGTGCCAAGGCGCGCTAAAAGATTGGCACAGGGTCGCCGCCGATCCACGCGGCGGATTTGCTGAATTCAGAGATATAACAGGCGCCCCCAATTTTGACGCGGTTCGCCGTGTGCGCGTGCAATTTCGTTTGGCCTATGTCTATGCCCTCGCTGGACATTTAGGATGGTATGACCATGCCCAAATGGCGAGCGATCAGGCTTGGGATTTTGCAACGACATCGGGGTTTCAATCTGGGGCGCTCGACCTAGAGAGCGGCAAAGGCGGCTGCGCGCATTTAATTGGCGGCGGGGGCGCATTGGTCGATCCCTATCGCGATAGCTATGCGCAAGCCTTTGTCATTCTGGCAGGCGCATGGCGTTACCGGGCCTTTGGCGACATTCAGAGCTTAAACATCACAGAATCGACTTTAGCGTTCTTAGACAGCCATTTGACATCCGAATATGGCGGCTATGAAGAAGGCTTCCCCCTTCGCGGCGGGCCAAGGCGTCAAAACCCTCATATGCATTTATTCGAGGCCTTACTCGCGCTATTCGAAGCGACAGGCGATAAAAAATACAAAGCCCGTATTGATGCCCTCTATGGATTATTCAAAGCGCATTTTTTCGATAAAAACACTGGCGCTATTTATGAATTCTTCAACTCAGACTTTACCAAATATAAGGGCGGCGGCCCCTATGAACCCGGTCATATGATGGAATGGGCTTGGCTACTCTCGGAATATGAACGCCTTCGCGCCGTTAATATGTCAGCAGAAATATTGAAGCTAAAACAAGCCGCCATGGAAATGGGTTATCGTCCTAAAGTCGGATTTATAATTGATAGCTGCGTGCCCCAAGGGAAACAAACATCCGAGCGTTTCAGAAGCTGGCCGCAGACAGAGCTTATAAAAGCCCATGTCAGCCTTGCCCTTAAAGGAGACATGGAAAGCTTACCTATTATATCCAAAACAATTGACCGTATGTTTGACACCTATTTTCAAACCGACGTGCCGAGCGGTTGGCATGATCAATTGGACCATGACGGCCAGATCATTCAAGCGGATATGCAATCCAGTACATTTTATCACATAATCTGCGCCGCCGCAGAAGTGAGCCGCCTTCAAACCCATTTAACATAA
- a CDS encoding mannose-1-phosphate guanylyltransferase/mannose-6-phosphate isomerase, whose product MQKIYPVIMCGGSGTRLWPLSRKALPKQYQPIVTDKSMLRETMRRFPSTAPLKFMPPSFVCAEHHQKHILQACDAEGVTPHKIILEPCAKNTAPVAACTALILGEDDSDALILLLPADHHIEAATKFWDSIQSGVTRALDGALVTFGIQPTGPETGYGYIRAGKNVGTDSYEVEAFVEKPDLDTAKSYLRAGNYSWNSGMFLFTAETMISSFQKHAPQILKSCETAIKSGTYSQPSLFLDYESFAACESNSIDYAIMEKAENVNVISPVNIGWSDIGSWDSIRERAIEQGALNAGAGDIVDIDCKNTLIRSDTLTIAAIGLEDIIIVATDDAVLITKAGDSQKVKDVVDTLKSRDKTDIL is encoded by the coding sequence GTGCAGAAAATATACCCCGTTATCATGTGCGGCGGTTCGGGAACCCGCCTTTGGCCATTGTCGCGCAAAGCGTTGCCAAAGCAATATCAGCCGATTGTAACCGACAAATCGATGTTAAGAGAGACGATGCGGCGCTTTCCCAGCACAGCGCCATTAAAGTTTATGCCGCCCAGTTTTGTATGCGCCGAACATCATCAAAAGCACATTTTACAAGCCTGCGACGCTGAAGGGGTTACGCCGCATAAAATCATCCTTGAACCTTGTGCGAAGAACACCGCGCCTGTGGCCGCCTGTACAGCGCTCATATTAGGGGAAGACGATTCTGATGCGCTGATATTATTACTGCCTGCCGACCATCATATAGAAGCGGCGACGAAATTTTGGGACTCAATCCAATCTGGCGTCACGCGAGCCTTAGACGGAGCCTTAGTCACATTTGGCATTCAACCCACAGGCCCTGAGACGGGATATGGATATATTCGCGCAGGGAAAAATGTTGGAACGGACAGTTATGAGGTCGAGGCTTTCGTCGAGAAACCTGACCTAGACACGGCCAAGTCCTATTTAAGGGCCGGAAATTACAGCTGGAATTCTGGCATGTTTCTGTTCACGGCCGAGACCATGATATCGAGCTTTCAAAAACATGCGCCTCAGATTTTAAAGTCCTGCGAAACCGCTATTAAATCTGGCACCTATAGCCAACCCTCTTTATTCCTTGATTATGAAAGCTTTGCGGCCTGTGAAAGTAATTCAATTGATTATGCCATCATGGAAAAAGCAGAGAATGTGAATGTGATAAGTCCCGTCAATATTGGATGGAGCGATATTGGCTCTTGGGATTCTATCCGTGAACGCGCCATTGAACAGGGCGCGCTTAACGCCGGCGCGGGTGACATCGTCGATATTGACTGTAAAAATACGCTCATCCGGTCTGATACGCTCACCATTGCGGCCATTGGCCTTGAAGACATTATAATCGTCGCCACGGATGATGCCGTGTTGATAACGAAAGCCGGAGACAGTCAAAAAGTGAAAGATGTCGTCGATACGCTTAAATCCCGCGACAAGACTGACATATTGTAA
- a CDS encoding metallophosphoesterase family protein, whose translation MTSILQFSDIHFGVEDREAMAAVKDYSDSLAPDVVVICGDITQDGKTSEFKSARDWIARFSGPKVITPGNHDIPVYGVFQRLFDPFGRYNKYIAPLSDGVYIDESVAIFPYNTSRGIQAKLDWSLGVVDVADLKRVTDAFSYLPPRVLKLLAVHHPLIYPPNTPLSGDTKNGHAAMDMLGTADIGGILSGHVHTPFVIERTPKKSEILSIGSGTLSTRIRGKPASFNHVEVSKDDVKVTAIDWINGHFVRQETWRKDRAPLQKTGP comes from the coding sequence ATGACCTCTATCCTTCAATTTTCTGATATCCATTTTGGGGTCGAAGATAGAGAGGCTATGGCGGCTGTGAAAGACTATAGCGATAGCCTCGCGCCTGATGTCGTCGTGATATGCGGGGACATTACACAAGACGGAAAAACGTCAGAGTTCAAATCCGCCCGAGATTGGATTGCCCGATTTTCAGGGCCCAAAGTGATTACCCCCGGTAATCATGACATCCCCGTTTACGGGGTTTTTCAGCGGCTCTTTGATCCATTTGGTCGTTATAATAAATATATCGCGCCGCTTTCAGATGGTGTCTATATTGATGAGAGTGTAGCGATTTTCCCTTACAACACATCAAGAGGCATACAGGCTAAGCTAGATTGGTCATTGGGGGTTGTTGATGTGGCTGACCTAAAGCGCGTGACGGATGCGTTTTCTTATCTTCCGCCGCGAGTTTTGAAACTGCTCGCCGTGCATCACCCTTTGATTTATCCACCCAATACGCCGCTTAGTGGGGACACTAAAAACGGACACGCCGCGATGGACATGTTGGGGACAGCCGATATTGGCGGAATTCTAAGTGGTCATGTGCACACGCCCTTTGTGATTGAAAGAACGCCCAAAAAATCTGAGATTTTATCGATTGGTTCGGGAACATTATCGACACGGATTCGCGGCAAACCTGCGAGCTTCAATCATGTTGAAGTCTCTAAGGATGACGTAAAAGTGACAGCAATTGATTGGATAAATGGCCATTTTGTGCGGCAAGAAACTTGGCGCAAAGACAGAGCGCCATTACAAAAAACAGGGCCGTAA
- a CDS encoding diacylglycerol/lipid kinase family protein gives MMSYKKPVVIINTASGSSSDIREEISEIFQKDYGVSPRCYLIQSQDLDETLETVLSSGCDLLITYGGDGTALAAANRAQDFMANDVAVPVVPLPGGTMNVLPKALYGTEDWEAALRLALSQSQPCWRPVGVINDCIFIVAAMIGTIVRMGVTRELVREGDIIAASKNLTETIKESLQEVRQDNAKNRSAAHFDYILNHDGRRVIQSANLLLFTCPNMNEFSIQPEAFEAVGVDVHSFSDLSSLGLSAFFNKWREDEATHLAFTDRAKVLGDGEIDVLLDGEHRMMQFPLTIALKQKGALFLCPPL, from the coding sequence ATGATGTCATATAAAAAACCCGTCGTGATTATTAATACGGCCTCAGGCAGTAGTTCAGATATTCGCGAAGAAATTTCCGAAATTTTTCAAAAAGACTATGGCGTGTCGCCTCGCTGTTATCTCATTCAAAGTCAGGATTTAGATGAGACCTTAGAGACGGTTTTATCTTCGGGGTGCGATTTACTGATTACATATGGCGGCGATGGGACAGCCTTGGCTGCCGCCAATAGGGCCCAAGACTTCATGGCCAATGACGTCGCGGTACCCGTTGTACCTCTGCCGGGCGGTACAATGAATGTCCTGCCAAAAGCGCTCTATGGCACAGAAGATTGGGAAGCGGCCCTGCGCTTGGCTCTATCGCAAAGTCAGCCCTGTTGGCGCCCTGTCGGGGTCATCAATGATTGTATCTTTATTGTCGCTGCGATGATTGGCACGATTGTCAGAATGGGCGTGACGCGAGAGCTTGTTCGTGAAGGCGACATTATTGCAGCGTCTAAAAATCTGACAGAAACAATCAAAGAGAGCCTTCAAGAGGTTCGCCAAGATAATGCCAAAAACCGCTCTGCCGCTCATTTTGATTATATTTTAAATCATGATGGCCGGCGAGTTATTCAAAGCGCAAATTTACTTCTCTTTACCTGTCCGAATATGAACGAATTTTCTATTCAACCCGAAGCCTTTGAAGCGGTTGGTGTGGATGTTCACTCTTTCTCAGATTTGTCTTCACTGGGCCTATCTGCCTTTTTTAATAAATGGCGAGAGGATGAAGCGACGCATTTGGCCTTTACAGACAGAGCAAAAGTTCTCGGAGACGGGGAAATCGATGTGCTGCTCGACGGGGAGCATAGAATGATGCAGTTTCCCTTGACGATTGCGTTGAAACAAAAGGGCGCGCTGTTCTTATGCCCGCCGCTTTGA
- a CDS encoding DUF4198 domain-containing protein, translating into MTMMQFTRKRRRKSLFSYLRTDILASVLFISALPFSSQAHDFWLSPDAYSTPANSALNISVMVGHPVDKMAWPVDPHRIISFRSLGATGLTDHQGALSAAKTSKALPIRLSDTGLHILSIETTHAFSELESEKFNDYVEEEGLLPIKIDRLLKKSAHKPGKEIYSRRGKTIIQVGPLPKSDPVYLSKPLGLTLEIVPMENPARIEAGGRIRSQIFYRGAPLKGAQVGLIDLDGERGRIDSQKSDANGFVEFKRPERGSWMQHVVWSDPLEDKTQADYDTIFSSLSFSVD; encoded by the coding sequence ATGACTATGATGCAATTCACTAGAAAAAGGCGCCGCAAGTCTCTCTTCTCATATCTACGCACCGACATACTAGCCTCAGTTTTGTTTATCTCTGCCTTACCCTTTTCTTCACAGGCTCATGATTTTTGGCTGTCACCTGATGCTTATTCTACGCCTGCCAATTCGGCGCTCAATATTTCTGTCATGGTAGGGCACCCCGTCGATAAAATGGCTTGGCCTGTTGATCCCCATCGTATCATTTCTTTTCGCTCGCTTGGCGCAACAGGTCTGACAGATCATCAGGGCGCATTGTCTGCTGCCAAGACGTCAAAAGCCTTACCCATACGGCTCTCAGATACAGGGCTGCATATTCTATCCATTGAAACCACCCATGCCTTTAGTGAATTAGAGAGTGAAAAATTCAATGACTATGTAGAAGAAGAAGGGCTGTTACCCATCAAGATTGATCGGCTCTTGAAAAAGTCTGCACATAAGCCAGGAAAAGAAATCTATTCACGGCGGGGGAAAACGATCATCCAAGTTGGGCCTTTGCCAAAGTCAGACCCTGTTTATCTCTCAAAACCTCTTGGGCTTACGCTTGAAATTGTCCCTATGGAAAACCCTGCCCGCATAGAGGCAGGCGGCAGAATTCGCTCTCAAATATTTTATCGCGGCGCCCCTCTTAAAGGCGCGCAGGTCGGATTGATAGATTTAGACGGAGAGCGCGGACGTATCGACTCGCAAAAATCAGATGCTAATGGGTTTGTTGAATTTAAGCGCCCTGAAAGAGGCAGCTGGATGCAACATGTCGTTTGGTCTGATCCTCTGGAAGATAAAACCCAAGCGGATTATGATACTATTTTTTCAAGCCTGAGCTTTTCGGTTGATTGA
- a CDS encoding anti-sigma factor translates to MTFDTPEYESLAIAYLTGQATQEQVATYRRLYATNDQFKAVVRNIETWLAPLNEDVPDRLAPEGLLESLLEDIEKDAVEAGEASLNAVAVNDNSVKKWKFAAMAASALAVLAIGSHFIPLGSKPAAPSEETQTLMALLSDNTQPELMAIIYEPKTGRVIARLSNVEIPPEKDLQLWLIREGEAAPRSLGVLNPAKTSNQIDFDIPILLQNETDTLAISLENLGGSKSAGPEGPVLYTGAVSALH, encoded by the coding sequence ATGACTTTTGATACGCCTGAATATGAAAGCCTCGCTATCGCTTATTTAACGGGGCAGGCGACACAGGAACAAGTCGCGACTTATCGACGGCTTTATGCCACCAATGATCAGTTCAAGGCTGTGGTACGAAATATAGAAACTTGGCTTGCACCGTTAAACGAAGACGTGCCTGATCGTCTTGCGCCAGAGGGTCTCTTAGAGAGCCTACTTGAAGATATTGAAAAAGACGCGGTTGAAGCGGGCGAGGCGTCTCTGAATGCAGTCGCTGTAAATGATAATAGCGTCAAGAAATGGAAATTTGCCGCGATGGCCGCTTCGGCTTTGGCGGTGCTGGCCATAGGATCGCACTTTATACCTTTGGGGAGTAAACCCGCCGCGCCGAGTGAAGAAACCCAAACGCTCATGGCGCTTTTGTCTGATAATACACAGCCAGAGCTGATGGCTATTATTTATGAACCCAAAACGGGCCGTGTTATTGCGCGTTTGTCAAATGTGGAAATTCCGCCCGAGAAAGATCTGCAATTATGGTTGATCCGAGAGGGCGAAGCCGCCCCGCGTTCATTAGGCGTGCTTAATCCGGCAAAGACAAGCAATCAGATTGATTTTGATATTCCAATTCTTTTGCAAAATGAAACAGATACATTGGCGATCAGTTTGGAAAATCTGGGCGGGTCAAAATCCGCAGGCCCAGAAGGGCCCGTGCTTTACACAGGCGCAGTATCCGCTTTGCATTAA
- a CDS encoding RNA polymerase sigma factor — translation MSAFDISNAKLAKCLHSMSQGDRKAFEELYKITAPKLNAIILSMIKDEALTFDILQQAYLSVWRNAGSFDPKKGKAFTWILVITRNKALDLMRKRKRFSTTEQLSETLEDEKMQSDMSAKRLLLRRLIAPHLQALTANTRDAVVLSAVYGLTSKEIGVKIGVPTNTAKSWVRRGLSKLKKDLGVEDIKTLL, via the coding sequence TTGTCAGCTTTTGATATTTCGAATGCTAAATTAGCAAAATGCCTGCACTCTATGTCGCAAGGTGACCGAAAAGCCTTTGAGGAATTATACAAAATTACGGCGCCCAAATTAAACGCCATCATTTTATCAATGATAAAAGATGAAGCTTTGACCTTTGATATTCTGCAACAAGCCTATTTATCCGTTTGGCGAAATGCGGGGTCTTTTGACCCAAAGAAGGGCAAAGCTTTTACGTGGATACTTGTTATCACGCGAAACAAAGCGCTTGATTTAATGAGAAAGCGGAAACGCTTTTCAACAACAGAACAATTATCTGAAACGCTAGAAGACGAAAAAATGCAATCGGATATGAGCGCGAAACGCTTGCTGTTGCGGCGCTTAATAGCCCCGCATTTACAAGCTTTAACCGCGAATACGCGCGACGCTGTGGTTCTTAGCGCGGTCTATGGCCTGACCTCCAAAGAAATTGGCGTAAAAATTGGGGTCCCCACAAACACAGCCAAAAGCTGGGTACGGCGCGGTCTTTCAAAACTGAAAAAAGACCTCGGCGTAGAAGATATTAAAACGCTCCTCTAA
- a CDS encoding DUF4331 domain-containing protein: MTKNTLLPPGRFTKALLATSAILAATAVTLPSWASSHREAPAITETPKVDGTDFYMFRSYEPGREGFVTFIANYQPIQSPYGGPNYFTMDPDALYEIHIDNDGDAIEDITYSFDFDNNLVNGTGVTLEIGDKTLPIPLRAAGVISAGDSSALGETETYKLRVIEGDRRSGSATEVSTTFTKPLDNVGNKTIPDYKAYADQYIYDVTLPGCTVPGKVFVGQRAEAFAVNLGEIFDLVNLVPLEGAIEQDRANDDLVGKANVTSIAMEVPITCLTGNGNGTIGAWTTASLPQASLKDPTPTYEQPALQGGAYVQVSRLSAPLVNEVVIGMPFKDLFNGSEPKDDAQAADFVTHPTLPALIDILFRDALGAEDNIAPSNLPRTDLVAAFLTGFPGVNQQSTVTASEMMRLNTAITATPQATQSPLGVAGNDLAGFPNGRRPGDDTVDIALRVVMGALCHDIPVNGVPTNLGYCSPEDAPVGDQPFTDGAPLSAMDVMNAFPYLNTPLRGSPNNEDQN; encoded by the coding sequence ATGACTAAAAATACCCTTTTGCCTCCCGGGCGTTTTACAAAGGCCTTGCTCGCCACAAGCGCCATTTTAGCGGCAACCGCTGTGACCCTCCCATCTTGGGCTTCAAGCCACAGAGAAGCGCCAGCCATTACTGAAACGCCCAAAGTGGATGGGACTGACTTTTACATGTTCCGCTCTTATGAACCGGGCCGCGAAGGCTTTGTGACATTTATTGCCAATTATCAGCCTATCCAGTCACCTTATGGTGGGCCAAATTATTTCACGATGGATCCTGACGCGCTTTATGAAATTCATATCGATAATGATGGGGACGCCATAGAAGACATCACTTATTCTTTTGATTTTGATAATAACCTGGTCAACGGTACGGGCGTGACATTAGAGATCGGAGATAAAACTCTGCCTATTCCATTGCGCGCTGCCGGCGTTATTTCTGCGGGCGATAGTTCTGCATTGGGCGAAACTGAAACCTATAAATTGCGCGTTATTGAGGGCGACCGCCGCTCAGGTAGTGCCACAGAGGTTTCAACTACATTTACCAAGCCGCTTGATAATGTCGGGAATAAAACCATCCCGGATTATAAGGCCTATGCCGACCAATATATTTATGATGTGACCCTGCCGGGCTGTACTGTGCCGGGTAAGGTGTTTGTGGGTCAGCGCGCCGAAGCGTTCGCCGTGAACCTTGGCGAGATATTTGATTTGGTCAATTTGGTGCCATTAGAAGGCGCTATTGAACAAGATCGGGCCAATGATGACTTGGTAGGCAAAGCCAATGTGACCTCTATCGCTATGGAAGTGCCAATCACATGCCTTACAGGTAATGGTAACGGAACAATCGGGGCGTGGACGACGGCAAGCTTGCCGCAAGCCAGCTTGAAAGACCCAACGCCAACATATGAACAGCCTGCTTTGCAAGGCGGTGCTTATGTTCAGGTGTCGCGTCTCTCTGCGCCTTTGGTCAATGAGGTCGTCATCGGCATGCCCTTTAAAGATCTGTTTAATGGATCTGAGCCAAAAGACGACGCGCAAGCCGCCGACTTTGTGACACATCCAACGCTGCCCGCTTTGATTGATATTCTATTCAGAGACGCTTTGGGCGCAGAAGATAATATCGCCCCATCAAACCTGCCGCGTACAGATTTGGTCGCCGCTTTTCTGACAGGCTTTCCGGGTGTAAATCAACAAAGCACAGTGACGGCGTCTGAAATGATGCGGTTAAATACAGCCATTACGGCAACGCCGCAGGCTACGCAAAGCCCTCTAGGCGTCGCAGGCAATGACCTTGCAGGTTTCCCGAATGGCCGCCGCCCCGGTGATGATACAGTCGACATTGCGCTGCGTGTTGTCATGGGCGCGCTATGTCATGACATCCCCGTCAATGGCGTCCCAACGAATTTGGGATATTGCTCACCAGAGGATGCGCCGGTCGGAGACCAGCCCTTTACAGATGGCGCGCCCCTCTCGGCGATGGATGTGATGAATGCGTTTCCATATCTGAACACACCGCTCAGAGGTTCACCCAATAATGAAGACCAAAACTAG